A window of Bacillus sp. BGMRC 2118 genomic DNA:
ACAAACCAGTCAGTTTATTATACCATATTTTTCAAGTTTATGATATTGTTAGGATTAATAGTCAGTCTTTTAGGAGTGAGAGAATGATAGAGAGAAAAATCCAATTATCTAATGGTGTTTCATTGAATACTAGGTTTACAGAAGTTGAAAAGGGAAAGCCAATCGTCCTCTTCATTCACTTTAGTGGCGGTACATCAAAGATGTGGGAAGGAGTTCTTCCATTCTTTGAAAAACAATACAGTGTTATTGCACCTGATTTGCGCGGACACGGAAAGTCTGACAAACCTCTGGCAGGTTACCATATTGACGATATGGCAGATGATTTATATCTGCTTACAAATGACTTAGGGATAATGGATTGTCATGTTGTCGGAAGCTCTTTAGGAGCAGAAGTAGGAATTAGCCTGGCTGCAAAGCATCCCGAATTAGTCACATCCATCGTTTGTGAAGGAGCCATTTATAATGAATTTGGCGAGTATGGTTTATACAATGGGACAACTGAAGAAATAGAAGAAGAGAAGATTAAAAGACGTGTAGGTCTTTCGGAAAGACAGCTTAAAAAATACGTAACAAAAGAGGAGTTTATAGCAGACCATAGTAAAGATGTACAAGAACTTGGCATAAATAATAAATATTTTACTTCGTTCTTTGAAAGCTGCATCGAAGAACAAAGTGATG
This region includes:
- a CDS encoding alpha/beta hydrolase, giving the protein MIERKIQLSNGVSLNTRFTEVEKGKPIVLFIHFSGGTSKMWEGVLPFFEKQYSVIAPDLRGHGKSDKPLAGYHIDDMADDLYLLTNDLGIMDCHVVGSSLGAEVGISLAAKHPELVTSIVCEGAIYNEFGEYGLYNGTTEEIEEEKIKRRVGLSERQLKKYVTKEEFIADHSKDVQELGINNKYFTSFFESCIEEQSDGNYEHFYKNHIRTEYITKYWDLKFEEYYQHVKCPVLFLPSEEEMKDPNIQRSLHYFASLLQHYKIETIENSLHAYVWMQYPEIAAKKVLAFLTCP